The segment attcttccttaaataaaatacattattttagtcATTATATAACTGTTTGGATTAAGCTTTTTGCTTAATTGTTATTATTCTTCTTGAACTATAGAAGCGTATTTTATTCTAAGATATGCTTCTAAagttaagaatataattatatcataaaagtgttagaaatttttattttattttggctttatttttttatacattgttttaGACATAGTATGACAATTTGGATTAAGCCTTCTTTCTGTTGTTGTTACTAGTCTAGAACAGTCTTCtagagttaaaaatataattatatcataaaactgctcgaaataattactttattttagatttattcttccttaaataaaatacattgttttatcTATTGTATGACTGTTTGGATTAAGTTTTTTGCTATTGTTCTCGcatctttacaaatttatttaatttcattgtatttacTATTTCCATTAAAATCATTCGTGATCATTTCCTTTGTTAAATCCTAACctaagttaaatgaataaattaaatttataagatattttaggATTTCTTCAACTATGGTATATTTACCACTAATGACTCATTATActattttgcaagaaaaattttctCTGTGTTAATCATCTAtcgtattattaattcaataaaacagttttatttaaagcaaacatgATATAATGTATACAGGATTTTCACTCTAATCAGGGCCCAACAGCCAATTTATAAACTTccagcattaaataaatattgaattacaatCGGAGATATTGCGAaggagaaataataataacaacgaaaaattaaatgtcataattACATTAACTGCTAACTATATTATAAAGTTACCTCATAATGTATTCCATGTCCGATCTTCACAAAAGATTTTCGATCCCTTCACAATACTAGTATTAAAATGATGATTCTAGCAATTAAATAGCTATTTATCATGTTCTTCGATCAGAGTTTGCAACATTATAAACTATTCTTTCCATGGTTTCCATGGCTAATTcagacttttcttttttaaatagtttccatgtttgagatttaaatatatcagcattttttacaatgaaatccAGCACTGCTTTGTGAAGTTCTTCATCTTGAAGCATATCAGCTAGAGAAAGGAGAACACAAACGTTAGTTCTAGATATGTTTGATTTTAAGAAAGTCGAACATTGTCTTTTCAGTTCCAACAAACCGTACTTATCAGCCGCTCTAAGCAGATCTGCAGTTTGTTCCCAAGGAACTTCAGCCACTTCATTTGTGTAGATGTAAAACAGCAGCCGTTGCATGGTGGCAGCGTCCACATCAGGAACGTTGATGCATCTGCTGGCCTTTTCCTTCATGTCGTTGGTGAACATTGCCTTGAAAACGGGGGAGCGACTGCTTAGAATGATTTTGTGTGCCGGATATGTTTTCGCATCAGCACGAAGAATGATGTCACTTAATGTCCCATCTTCGaaaaatttatgaacattttgTTTGAAAGGACAACTGGCTGTAGCAGACTTGTCCGATTCTTCAACATGGCTGTCTTCTAAATCTGTGTTGATTGCAGATTCACATTCTGAGGAATTTTCTATCCGACTCGAGACGGTGTCATAAAGAATTTCTATTTCACAACGCAGGAAGAGTACGTCATTAGGTAATAACGTAATTTTATCGTATAATAATATTTGTGTCTCATAAAAATTCCTAAACAATTTCATTTGACCTTTAAGTATATATTTGCATACCTTCTCAGAATATACAGCTGTACCTTCAGCATCTAAAAGCGCTATTTCTCCTATTACACTTGGAATTTTTGTCACATCACCTTTATCAATGTCGATACATATATATTCTTTGCCATCGCATTGTCTTAAACAAAAAATCAGTACCGGCTGAGGAGATCCTTCTGAGGTTGATTCCAGCACTCGTCTTCTCTCATGTCCTGAATGAAGAGAGCTAAAATCCTTTATAGCCCAGACGAAACAATGCCGATCCAATCCCAATCGGGTACGAGCAAAGCATACATCAGGTTTTGGCGTTTCGATTCCTTTTTTCCACATGCGGCATCGTATTGTAAGGACATCTCTTGGTAAAAACTCTGTTCTTctggaagaaaaaatttcatcttttgttGCAAAATTCTGCAAGCCACTGTGACGACCTTTCAAGAATATGTGGGTACCTGTTCTCGATATTAAAGGTAAGCCATCCGTGCCAAGGAATGAAAGCTCATAATCTATTTCAATTTTCTCAGGTCCGTCGTCATGTTCGTCCCTATATAGTAACAcgaatacatttgaaataaaaacgtcTGGCCTTAATTTCCATTTAGTCCTCTCCATCGATTTCACGTCGAATACTGGACTGAACAAGACTGTCCCATGTGCCAAAGACAAACTATTCTCTATCGCCCAAATGCATGTGAAATGGGCTCTTCTCGCGTCTTTGGAACTTGTCGCTGCACCCATCCCTTTATATTAGCAGTGTTCTGTTCTGTATTCTTT is part of the Argiope bruennichi chromosome 10, qqArgBrue1.1, whole genome shotgun sequence genome and harbors:
- the LOC129988610 gene encoding speckle-type POZ protein-like, whose amino-acid sequence is MGAATSSKDARRAHFTCIWAIENSLSLAHGTVLFSPVFDVKSMERTKWKLRPDVFISNVFVLLYRDEHDDGPEKIEIDYELSFLGTDGLPLISRTGTHIFLKGRHSGLQNFATKDEIFSSRRTEFLPRDVLTIRCRMWKKGIETPKPDVCFARTRLGLDRHCFVWAIKDFSSLHSGHERRRVLESTSEGSPQPVLIFCLRQCDGKEYICIDIDKGDVTKIPSVIGEIALLDAEGTAVYSEKVCKYILKGQMKLFRNFYETQILLYDKITLLPNDVLFLRCEIEILYDTVSSRIENSSECESAINTDLEDSHVEESDKSATASCPFKQNVHKFFEDGTLSDIILRADAKTYPAHKIILSSRSPVFKAMFTNDMKEKASRCINVPDVDAATMQRLLFYIYTNEVAEVPWEQTADLLRAADKYGLLELKRQCSTFLKSNISRTNVCVLLSLADMLQDEELHKAVLDFIVKNADIFKSQTWKLFKKEKSELAMETMERIVYNVANSDRRT